The Peptococcaceae bacterium genome has a segment encoding these proteins:
- a CDS encoding peptidase yields the protein MIFEKTRKFVTKLGLPSGDLENLPTSGKTFPDGAHYRLEVPTVNSAEALKTMMETAVKEGIVINRVDETYGCFRHTLSELKEYAKICAEYKVELNMSIGPRATYDTSATRLSTQGVRIGYRLRGMEQVLRAVEDVKRMAEVGIRGVLVYDEGCLWLLKQMRDAGELPKNMHFKASAHMGHGNPASFKVLEMLGADSINPVRDMTLPMMAALRATVSVPLDIHTDNPPGSGGFIRVYEAPEIVRVASPVHLKAGNSVISGHGELTHASDGVNLAKQVAIVKEMMNRYYPEYKQSAPGTPDMAIPEV from the coding sequence ATGATTTTTGAAAAGACGAGGAAATTTGTTACAAAACTTGGGTTGCCCAGCGGCGACCTGGAAAACCTGCCGACTTCGGGCAAAACCTTTCCCGATGGCGCTCACTACCGCCTGGAAGTGCCAACCGTCAACAGCGCCGAGGCTTTGAAAACGATGATGGAAACCGCGGTAAAAGAAGGCATCGTAATTAACAGGGTTGATGAAACATACGGCTGCTTCAGGCACACTCTTTCCGAATTAAAAGAATACGCTAAAATCTGTGCCGAATACAAAGTTGAGCTTAACATGTCTATAGGTCCCAGGGCGACTTATGATACAAGCGCGACAAGGTTAAGCACCCAAGGCGTTCGTATAGGTTACCGCCTGAGGGGCATGGAGCAAGTGCTGCGTGCCGTGGAAGACGTCAAACGCATGGCTGAAGTAGGCATCAGGGGCGTGCTGGTGTATGACGAAGGCTGCCTGTGGCTGCTCAAACAGATGAGGGATGCCGGCGAACTGCCGAAGAATATGCATTTCAAAGCTTCCGCCCACATGGGGCACGGCAACCCGGCGAGTTTTAAGGTCCTGGAAATGCTGGGGGCAGATTCCATCAACCCCGTACGCGACATGACCCTGCCCATGATGGCCGCTCTTCGCGCCACAGTAAGCGTTCCTCTCGACATCCATACAGATAACCCGCCCGGGTCCGGCGGATTCATCAGGGTTTACGAAGCTCCTGAAATTGTGCGCGTGGCGTCTCCCGTCCACCTGAAAGCTGGCAATTCCGTTATCAGCGGGCACGGCGAACTGACCCACGCCAGCGACGGAGTGAACCTGGCCAAACAGGTGGCAATCGTCAAAGAAATGATGAACCGTTATTATCCGGAATACAAACAAAGTGCGCCCGGCACACCCGATATGGCTATTCCCGAAGTGTAG
- a CDS encoding sigma 54-interacting transcriptional regulator, which yields MSRLRGKIGLIAPNSEIAALAKRVSSEFEGILDVYEGNLEEGVKAARSALTCGSEVFISRGATAYLIETELKTPVVQIVFSGVDLIKTVEKAKQFDSRFAFVGHENLFKELEGPYVFFGYTLHIEKFKEYNDIKRIIHNAYTTNNIKVFMGGEAVVKTARELGLKGILIECGIESIKRAVLEASRLAEMKAIESERYLQFKAITEHSSEGIMFVDNNEKVVYMNPAAKNMFLKKTRLNEHAGQLAIKDLLPKLEKTVRAGKPSFQVYDSISDTKIIANYIPLVLGSAKLGGLVSFQDITRIEELEKRIRREQYAKGLVAKYTFDHILTYDSRLTKILAYAKRIAQTDSSILITGESGTGKELMAQSIHNASPRKNGPFVAINCAALPENILESELFGYVDGAFTGARKSGKAGLFELAHMGTIFLDEIGDIPLNVQSHLLRVIQEKEVVRIGDDRVIPVNIRIISATNKDLGQMVKQGKFREDLYYRLDIIRIKLPSLRERIEDIPHLCNWFIRHYCHTNKIPLKTMSKGALNLLKLYSWPGNVRELQNFMESLVIFTDREPVIDEKTVEQLLQDKLNNNQLSELQSEYRTLINGAKSEAGILRKYEMQSIKEVLQKVNGNKSEAARILGISTTTLWRRLKSINPDGQLREM from the coding sequence ATGAGCAGGTTAAGAGGAAAAATTGGTTTGATTGCTCCCAACTCCGAAATAGCCGCCTTGGCCAAAAGGGTTTCCAGTGAATTCGAAGGCATACTGGATGTCTACGAAGGAAACCTGGAGGAGGGCGTTAAAGCAGCGCGCAGCGCTCTCACTTGCGGGAGCGAGGTTTTCATCAGCCGGGGCGCGACAGCTTATCTTATCGAAACAGAATTAAAAACGCCCGTTGTGCAGATTGTCTTTTCCGGTGTTGATCTGATTAAGACCGTGGAAAAAGCCAAGCAGTTTGACAGCCGCTTTGCGTTCGTCGGTCACGAAAACCTTTTTAAGGAACTTGAAGGCCCTTATGTTTTTTTCGGTTACACTCTTCATATCGAGAAATTTAAAGAATACAACGACATTAAAAGAATAATCCACAATGCATATACTACCAACAACATCAAGGTATTTATGGGTGGAGAAGCCGTAGTGAAAACCGCCCGGGAGCTGGGACTCAAGGGAATACTGATCGAATGCGGCATCGAGTCAATTAAGAGGGCCGTGCTTGAAGCCAGCCGGCTGGCTGAAATGAAAGCGATCGAGTCGGAAAGATACCTGCAGTTCAAGGCCATAACCGAGCACAGCAGCGAAGGCATTATGTTCGTGGATAACAACGAAAAGGTCGTTTATATGAACCCTGCGGCCAAGAATATGTTTCTCAAAAAAACCCGCCTTAATGAACATGCCGGCCAACTGGCCATTAAGGATTTACTGCCAAAATTAGAGAAGACAGTCCGGGCGGGGAAACCGTCCTTCCAGGTATATGACAGCATAAGCGACACTAAAATAATCGCCAATTATATTCCCCTGGTTTTAGGGTCGGCTAAACTGGGCGGCCTTGTTTCCTTCCAGGACATTACAAGAATTGAAGAATTGGAAAAACGCATCAGGCGGGAACAATATGCCAAAGGGCTGGTAGCCAAATACACCTTTGATCACATCCTCACATACGACAGCCGCCTGACAAAGATCCTGGCTTACGCCAAAAGAATCGCTCAAACCGACAGCTCAATCCTGATAACGGGAGAATCGGGAACAGGCAAAGAACTGATGGCCCAAAGCATACACAATGCGAGCCCACGAAAAAACGGGCCCTTTGTCGCCATAAACTGCGCAGCCTTGCCCGAAAACATCCTGGAAAGCGAATTGTTCGGATATGTTGACGGGGCGTTCACCGGAGCGAGAAAAAGCGGCAAGGCTGGACTGTTTGAATTGGCTCACATGGGCACCATATTTCTTGATGAAATCGGCGACATACCCTTAAATGTGCAGAGCCACCTTTTGCGGGTAATTCAAGAAAAAGAGGTCGTCAGGATTGGCGACGACCGTGTTATACCTGTCAATATCAGGATTATTTCCGCAACCAACAAAGACCTTGGCCAGATGGTCAAACAGGGGAAATTCCGGGAAGACCTCTATTACCGTCTCGATATTATAAGAATAAAACTTCCTTCCCTGCGGGAAAGAATAGAGGACATCCCGCACTTGTGCAACTGGTTTATCAGGCATTACTGCCATACAAATAAAATACCCCTGAAAACAATGTCAAAAGGCGCCTTGAATTTGCTTAAGCTTTATTCTTGGCCGGGAAATGTCCGGGAACTTCAGAACTTCATGGAAAGCCTGGTTATTTTTACGGACAGGGAGCCGGTTATTGATGAAAAAACCGTGGAACAACTACTGCAGGATAAACTGAACAATAACCAGCTCTCCGAACTGCAAAGCGAATACA